GGAAAGTAATCTGTCCGGAGAGATTTTTCTGGAGGTCTTGAGGAATAACTGGCTCCGGTTTATTCAGAGGTGAGGTTGTAAACGACTGATCGCTGTTTATTAGCCCTGCGGAAGGCTCGCCATAGGTCCATCCGAAACCTGAGTAACGGTTGCTGCTGCCGCTCAATTGTGCTGAAAAATTATTTGGAAGATTTCCGATGTTTACGCTTGTCAGTCCGTGAGCATCGCCCCCGACAGCTTCAAAAATTCCTCCGTAACTAATAAACTGATTCTGGATTACTGTTCCAGTATAACTCACTGCAATTCCAGCAGGCGGCTGCAACAATTCGCCTGAAGTGAATTCTTTGAAATATGTTTTGAAACCATCCGCTGTATTGCCGGGCGTAAATTGATCCAGAGTATATTCACGGTAGACCTCGCCGGAATTGCCGTTGTATATTGTAACTGTATAATTATTAAGGTCGCTTACGGTACTTTTCAATGCGACTTCAATGAACTGATTTGCCGAGTAAGTAAATGATATTTTATTCGAACCGGAATTAAGGAACAATTCGTTTAGCCATGCAGCGGTTTCGCGTCCTTCCTGCACAACTGGGCTTTCAACAACTACATCGCGTATAAAGTTTTCGTTTGAAGTTCCGAACCTCATCCAGCCATCGGCATCAATCGATATTTGATGAATTTCTTCTATCAAACCACCGGAAGCATCCTGGTCTCTATCGTGTTTAAAGGCAATCTTTTTCACACCACTCGCAAACTCATTAATCCCGGTCACATTAACGCTGTGAGCATACCACTTATTATCAGCCGGGTCTTTCCAAGTAAAATTCATTTCTACATCTTCTCCGTCCTTCATCATTTTTTTCAGAAACTCCCATGTAGGCGGTTTAACCGGTTTCGGATTAAAATTCCTTGCAATGGAATTACCGGAAGTACTGCTCAGATTGCCGTTTACATAATAAGCCTGAAATTTAACCTCAACAGGAAGATTGTATTCCTCCATAAAATCGAGCTTGCCAATTATCATTTTATCAGTATATGTTCCTTCATTCTTTTCGCGTTTCATCAAGCCGCTCAGTTTTTCCATAGTCTTCCTCAAATTCATATCCTGAGGTAAATTAAAATCAGTGTAAGTCGCCTCCATCCATTTCAGACTATTTGCTGTTGCGGTTGGAACACACGCATTTAAATCTCCGGCAAAAGATTCTGTATCGCCATTAGCCGAATCATCAAGATCAAGGTTTGGTGCATCTTTACGATGCCTGTAATCAGAGCGCGAATCTCCGACAGTATGGCCCGGTCGGGTAACGGATTTTATCTCAATACTCTGTTCTTCCGGAACAATCGAACCGCTTGCATTATAATTTACTACTGTCACCGCCACTGTTTTTGTATCAGCCCATGTAGAGGGATCGAATGGATAGAATCCGGTACCGTTCAGTATGTGAATGTAAAGTATTAAGCTTGCAGGTGGATTATACGGAGGTGGTGCGATTAAAGAAAAATCGAACGGTGTAGAAAAAGTTGAAGGTGAATTTGTTTCTGAATTAGAGGGCAGGTACATATTTGACACAATAATATCAAATAGTCCGGCAGCATCATTTTGAGCTCCTACACTTAAAAAAACACCCTGATTTCCAGGAGTATATGTAACTGTAAACAATCCGTTCGGAACAGAGGGAGAATAAAAATTATTTGCGATTTTGTTTACCTCTATTATAAAATTTGATTGGGAAAGGGAAGTAGAGGTTAATAAAAGGGAAAGAAGCAGGGTTTTATAAATTTTGGAAATCATATCAACCCTTTCTTTAAATTATAAATATGGATAGACTAACCGGCAGAACATAATAATAGGTGGTGTCCTGTTTTAATCTAAAATTAATTTAATCTAATCGCAAGTAATTTCCCGGGATTGAGATAGATTTATGATGGGAATCAAAATCCAGTCAATTTGACTTCTAGTAGCGTTAATTATTTATAGTGGTATTTCATCTCGTAAATTGATAGAGTTTACCGTTTTCCGGTCTTACGTCAATATTTCCTTTAAAACCATTTTTAATCAGTTGTTCAACAAACACCCTCATAAAAAAACCGTGAGTAACCACCAGGATTTTACTATTCCGGCAACTTTCCACTTCCTTGATAAACTGACTTATCCTCTGAAGTGTATCGATACGTCCTTCCGGCTGAGAAGAATGATTTTTATACCATGCAATTCTTCCACCAAGATGCCATAAAAATGAGGGGAGTTTAATTCTTCTATCAGTGAAAGGTGCTACAGGTACTTCAACAATAAGATCGGTGAAAATCTTTTCACCGTTATAAATTTCTTCTGCAGTTTCAATAGCCCGCGGGATTGTGCTGCAATAACATTTATCCCAATCCCAGGTTGAGAATTTTAGTCCGTTTTTTATTACTGGCGAGGCTTCATACCTTGCCATAGCGGCAGAGAATTCTCCTGCAGAATAAATCTTCTTAGTGGGATAGAAGTCGACTTTGAAATGACGTACGAGACCCAGAATCATTCTTCAATAATAATTTTTGCGTTCCTAATATAATCTTAATAAAAATCTTTCACTTGATTAGCTGCATCTTTTTCACAACATTAAAATTATCCGCTTTAAGCTGATAAAAATAGACCCCGCTTGAAACTTTGTATTCCAGATTATTTGTTCCGTCCCATTCAACGGAATGATCTCCGGCATCAAGTTCGCCGTTAAATAATTTTTTTACAAGACTGCCTTTTACATCGTAGATATTTATTTCAACTTTTCCCCTGCGCGCAACAGAGAACCTGATTTGCGTAACCGGATTAAATGGATTAGGATAATTCTGGTGCAGCTGATATTTGTATTCTGGTATTTCATCATTAAGAGAAGTGATGTTGGCTCTGAAATCGAAATTGATCTTTGAAAAATTTCCGGCGATGTCATAGACCGTTATTTCAACCCGGTTTGTTGCTATCCTGTCGATCATTTCTCCCGTAGTCTGAATATAGATTCTGGAATTTCCCGGATCGAACAGGTAATCTACTTCAGTTTCGTTAATCAGCATTTTAGTCCTAAGCAGATCCAAACCCGAGCCGAATTTATTTTCTCTTATTACCGCATATACTTCCGGAAAGGAGCTCCACACAGAGCTCTGAACCGGTCCGTAATCAATTATTTCCGGTGCTTCATTATCCGAAATGCTTGTAAGTTCAATTCCGAGCGCATACTCGCCAAGGCGGTTAGATTGCGCAATTACAGTGTCTTCCTTTACTTCTCCGCCTATATAAACCCAGTTAAGAAGATCCTTATCATAAAAATAGATTTTTACTTTGGATGAATCGTTCATAGAAAAATCAAATCTTGCCATATCCTCCGGATAGATAATCATCTTGACCGTAAACGGATTCGCCATAGTATCCTGTAATACTGTTTCGCCATCCTTCTTGAATGCCACATTCATTATATCACTTGTAATTACAAGATTGGATTCGTAGAGAGTGAAGCGATTACTGTTTGCCGGACCTGATGAATGATACACAGATTTTGAACGGCTGAACTTTTTAAATTGCGGAGGCTGAAACGGTTCCGCCTGATAAAATCCCGGCAGATTAGATGAAATAGTTGAGGCAATCCAGGTTCCTCCGGATGTTGCGGTTCCGACAATAGTACCAATTGTGTTGCCCGCAGTCGACGCAACATTAATAATAAAATTTCTTCCTGCAATTACAAGTGTTTCCAGTGTATTAATAATATTTAGAAATGACTGTTTTATAAGAGGAAGTACACCGGAGAAAAGATCTCCCAACACACCTGTGAACTCCTTACTCTTCATTACATCTGAATAATTATTAGTATAAACTAGGTAGTTTTCGCCGTTCAGATATACTTTTGAATACTTTCTGGGATAGATAATTTCGTCGTAGAATTTACCGTTGATTCCGAAAGAGACACCGACACCAATCAGAAATGCCACGTCTAGATCAATTCCGAAATTGAGAGCATAACCATTCCCCTGAATTTCGGAGGTGGTAATTTCAATAGGTACAGAAGTAATATTGCTGTATACGCTTTTAAAAGTCTGAATAGCATCGTTCACAATACCTGTTCCAATCGGAACGCCGCGGTTCTTTGTAAAAAGTCCGATTATCGAACTGCCCGACGAAACAATCGACTGGTAGAGTTCTTTGGGAAGACCGATAGTAGTGCTGTAATAAGTATTTCTTGATGCATTGAAGAGGTTTAATCCGCCTCCGCCTTTAAAGGTTAATCCGAGCCCATTAAATCCGAAAGACGGATCGAGTTTTACTTCAGCGGAAAATTCAGCTCCCGCACCTGCGTCGAACAGGCTAAAATTACCGCCACCCAGGTCAAATTTATCTTTCGACTTTAATCCAAAGTCGAGAGCAGAAAAATTGAAATTGAAGGCCTGACTAAATTCAACGGATCCTTTGGTATTGTCGGTCACAGAAGGGTGATCATAAAAAGTATTGAATTTTAGATTCATTGCAGAGCCAATGGATGGATTGAGGGCATTGATTTCAACACCGGCAAACTGAGATTTGAATCCTGCACCAAGATTCCCCTCCAGTCCAAGACCCTGATAATTTTTTACAAGAGCATCGTCGAATGTAGTTATCACCCCGCCTGTAGCATTAATTGTTTCCACTATTGCGGCCAGTACGGCTCCGACACCGGGAGACAATCCGATTCCTGCAATCGCCATGGTCTCGAGCATAAATCCGGACTGCGCCATTTTAATTTTATCCTGCGATAAACCGAGTTGGGTAAATCCGAACTTCTGACCGAAAAAAGTTTTTACGGTAGCAGATGTTGTAGCAACAGTTGCCGAAGCAACAGCCAGATTTGCATTTGGAATCTGAACTTCGGCACTAACTCCGAGTTCAAGTCGCCTGTCGAGGAAAATATTGTCATCCTGATCGAGCTGAATATCGAGTCCGCCGCCCGCTTCTCCCTTAACAGATAATTTTGCGGCAGAAGCCGAAACGCCCACGCCAATTGAAGCGGCCGTACCGCTAACTCCGGCGCTTCCTCCGGCAAAAATTGTCCACGTTCTCTGGAATGGCGACGGTATCTTCTTTACACGAATCTGAAATGGCGCAGCATTAAAAGTATAGAATGTATCGCTTACGGTTATACCATTACCAAGGATATACGTCATTAATGAATCGATAAAAAGAAATCCGGGAAGATCCAGCCGGAATACGCCAGGTTTCAGGAAGATCCCTTCAACATTAACAGCTCTTGTAGGAGAAGAGAGCAGTGCCTTAACTGTTGAATTAGAAAACACATTACTACCGTTTGAGGTTAGTTTGAAATAACAATACCCGGCACCGTTCGCAGGAACCTGAACATCTTTTATTGAAGGACCTTTTGCGAGAGTATCGATTTGAGCAGGGACATTTAACGCGACAATTGTAATCCTGTGAGGCGCCGATACAGTTCCGTGAAGAGTGCTTAATCCGAAATCATCCGTTGCTTTTATAAAATATTCTAAATCCGTAGCGGTAACAAAAGCCTGTGGTATTATACCCGAATATGTGTTTGGCGGAGTAAGATTCATCCCTGCAAGCTGATAATTAATCTGACCGGACTTTCTGTAATAGAGTTTAACATCGGCAACATTATTTGTATTATCAGTTACATCCGCATTGATATTTATCTGATTGTTTTTTGCAGCAGCCTCAACAATATCGTGCTGAATATCAGGGGCTACATTCGGAAGTATCGCCAGCTGGTACGGATTCTGAGACGGATTCATTTTCGGATCCGATGCGGTAATATTTCCGTCCGAAGCCGTTATATAATAATCAACTCCCGGTGCCCTTACCGAAGCAACCGGAATTGTGACGCCATATTTATTACCTGTCAGCTTATTCATTGCAATGCTTGCGAAAAAATTCTGATTTGTCGCTTTATAAAATAGATTAACGGATTGTACGAACGGCTCAATTTCGTCTGTAACAATGACTGTTATATTAAATGATGTTCCTTCGACCCATGCCTGAGTATGGTAAGCCAGTGTTGAATCGGTTCTCTGAATTTTCGGTATCGAACCCGGATTATAATAGACTGTATCCGATGCTGTTGAAGCTTGATAATTGACTAGAACCACTACTTCTCTGTTGGAATTATTAGCCAGGGGATCGGATGATTTGTACTGAACCAGATAATTTGTTGATATGATATTTGAAATAAAATCCAGTATCTGTGCAAAGTCCGCTCTTATATCATAAATCTCCCCGTTTGTTGCGTTTGTAATCGGTGTAAATTTACTTACAAGCGTTCCGTTTGTTAATGCAAATAGTGTTATTCCGTTTTCAACGCACGCAGAGATTGCTTCATCGATCGTGACTGTACCCTGCGCAGGATTTTCGTCTGTAATAATTATAAATATTTTCTGCGCACCGGGCCGGAAAGCGAATGACGCGGCCGATTGTTTTATTGCATAGTAACCGGGTTCGGTTCCACCTGTTGTAACATTTCTGATCCAGATGTTATCCTTAAAATAATTAGGGTCGGACGTAAGTATGCCATTATCTTCTACGATAGGACTTCCGGAACTTGCCGATGAACCGTACCTGCAGAGACCGAGTGCATAATCGACACCGGAATTCGCCAGACTGTTAACAAAATTAATCACATTGTTTGAAACCGCCGCCTGTTCGTCTCCCATGCTGCCGCTGTTATCCATTATGAAAATTATATCGGTCAATCTTGAGCCGGCACCTTCGCCGGGAGGCGATACGGAAAAATTATCTGTCTGAGGTATTCCGTTCTCATATACTTCAAAATTATTCTGGATTAATGTTGGAATGCTTACATTAAATGTATCGACTGCTACATTTAAAAAGAGAAAGGGGAAATTCTGATAGTTCAGACTCGGAATTCTGACAGACAACGGAGAAGCAAATCCCTCTCCCGTTAAACCGATCTCATCTTTTTTATTCGTGTTATAATATATTTCAAGAATTCCGTTTTCCACTACTCTATTAACCGGTTTAAAAGTAACAACCAGTTCTTTCGTTTTACCGGCTGATAGTGAAAAGAGGGACGCTGTTTCCAGAGTATTCGCAGATATATCTTCCAAGGGTGTACCGTAAAGTTCATCGTACTGAAGCATACTGCTGCTCACGCCGAGGACAAAAGAGAATTTCCCGTTTGTTATTTTAATTGAATCAATCGTGACTGTTCTGGTGGATCTGTTCTTAATACTCAGCGACAGTGTTTTATTATTCTTCAAATCGACCTGACCGAAGTTTAACTGAAGCGGAGTTGCAAGCAAAGGCGACACACCTCTGCCGGTTAATGGAATAACCAGCGGCGTACTCCCCTGCTTATTTATATGAATGATAAGATTGGCGTTTACAGCTCCCTGATTCTGAGGCATGAATTTAATTTTTACTGATATTGTCTCGGCTTTTGCTACCCAATAACTTGTCGAGGAACTGATCGTAAATGAAGGGTTGTCTGTTTCAATCTTGCTTATAAAGAGATCAATGCTGCCGTTGCTTGTGATAAATTTTATTGTCTGTTCAGAATAGGCACCGACAACCACATCGTTAAAATCAATGTTTGAGATAACGGTTGCTGGCATTATTGTACCGTTAAACGGAGTTGCGGCAAACGGCTGAAAATCAATAAGTCCTTCAGCCTTCTGACCAAAACCGTTCGGATTGTCGGTATGCGTGGGTCCCGACTGATCGCCCCAGAAATTATTCTCGGCGGTTATCCCGGCAGCACTGTAGTTTTTTATTGCAAATGAGTTGTTATAAAAATCATTATTGAGGAGAACGGGATTGGCATTATTCCTCGTTGTGATTGCATATGTACATTGTGTAAAACGGGAATTACTTATCTCCGGCAAAGAATTGTCTATGTTTATAAAACAATTATTGAAAGAGCAATTTGTTAACCGGGAAGCAGAATTGTATTTGATTTGAATTGATGCATCTCCGCTGGT
This Melioribacteraceae bacterium DNA region includes the following protein-coding sequences:
- a CDS encoding T9SS type A sorting domain-containing protein, with the protein product MISKIYKTLLLSLLLTSTSLSQSNFIIEVNKIANNFYSPSVPNGLFTVTYTPGNQGVFLSVGAQNDAAGLFDIIVSNMYLPSNSETNSPSTFSTPFDFSLIAPPPYNPPASLILYIHILNGTGFYPFDPSTWADTKTVAVTVVNYNASGSIVPEEQSIEIKSVTRPGHTVGDSRSDYRHRKDAPNLDLDDSANGDTESFAGDLNACVPTATANSLKWMEATYTDFNLPQDMNLRKTMEKLSGLMKREKNEGTYTDKMIIGKLDFMEEYNLPVEVKFQAYYVNGNLSSTSGNSIARNFNPKPVKPPTWEFLKKMMKDGEDVEMNFTWKDPADNKWYAHSVNVTGINEFASGVKKIAFKHDRDQDASGGLIEEIHQISIDADGWMRFGTSNENFIRDVVVESPVVQEGRETAAWLNELFLNSGSNKISFTYSANQFIEVALKSTVSDLNNYTVTIYNGNSGEVYREYTLDQFTPGNTADGFKTYFKEFTSGELLQPPAGIAVSYTGTVIQNQFISYGGIFEAVGGDAHGLTSVNIGNLPNNFSAQLSGSSNRYSGFGWTYGEPSAGLINSDQSFTTSPLNKPEPVIPQDLQKNLSGQITFQWNKVDGATHYELQASTDPFFLSGILINETDLQDTTVEKEITLKGERIFWRVRAKNATQKGAYSLVRYFSTKLNTPADFRVQLTQDNKSKLDWTDNSENETGFVIERKDGSLNSSNQFVQIGSVNTNSYTDANVVMNNTYTYRIYAFNQYAESDYTQEKELNIATSVNDNTQLPVEFRLENNYPNPFNPTTTIRYHIPEISFVVLTVYDVLGNEIKKLVNSNHEPGVYSVDFQAKDYSNGVYFYKLQAGKFVSVKKMLLLK
- a CDS encoding histidine phosphatase family protein, with translation MILGLVRHFKVDFYPTKKIYSAGEFSAAMARYEASPVIKNGLKFSTWDWDKCYCSTIPRAIETAEEIYNGEKIFTDLIVEVPVAPFTDRRIKLPSFLWHLGGRIAWYKNHSSQPEGRIDTLQRISQFIKEVESCRNSKILVVTHGFFMRVFVEQLIKNGFKGNIDVRPENGKLYQFTR
- a CDS encoding FlgD immunoglobulin-like domain containing protein, which gives rise to MSAKALYFVHIFFLVVSAGISQTNVQGTINANTTWILSNSPYNLTGSLTIRDGATLTIENGVEVRFTTSSYITVGSSSSSRGYLNASGTTFTGLLSGDARIYFKSNSSQGTFNNCSFNNTYLWIEKSEVTLNTSVFSNCVYPVVLEDGGRLTHSSMTFESSNTNYGIQFKGTLSTDYTMTNNGFPYFIDNLTVNSGATFAIENGVEAKLTSSTAITVGSSTSSRGTLNISGALIKGALTSDSKIYFKSGASSGTVNNSNFDNAYLLVENSEIDVSKTKFASVINPIMLEDGGTVNVSDITYDANVLYPGLGLQGSLKTDYTLTKALSPFYINNLTVRDNSTLTIESQTEVYFTSTTGITAGYSATLKGTIIANDVRFTGLTSGDASIQIKYNSASRLTNCSFNNCFINIDNSLPEISNSRFTQCTYAITTRNNANPVLLNNDFYNNSFAIKNYSAAGITAENNFWGDQSGPTHTDNPNGFGQKAEGLIDFQPFAATPFNGTIMPATVISNIDFNDVVVGAYSEQTIKFITSNGSIDLFISKIETDNPSFTISSSTSYWVAKAETISVKIKFMPQNQGAVNANLIIHINKQGSTPLVIPLTGRGVSPLLATPLQLNFGQVDLKNNKTLSLSIKNRSTRTVTIDSIKITNGKFSFVLGVSSSMLQYDELYGTPLEDISANTLETASLFSLSAGKTKELVVTFKPVNRVVENGILEIYYNTNKKDEIGLTGEGFASPLSVRIPSLNYQNFPFLFLNVAVDTFNVSIPTLIQNNFEVYENGIPQTDNFSVSPPGEGAGSRLTDIIFIMDNSGSMGDEQAAVSNNVINFVNSLANSGVDYALGLCRYGSSASSGSPIVEDNGILTSDPNYFKDNIWIRNVTTGGTEPGYYAIKQSAASFAFRPGAQKIFIIITDENPAQGTVTIDEAISACVENGITLFALTNGTLVSKFTPITNATNGEIYDIRADFAQILDFISNIISTNYLVQYKSSDPLANNSNREVVVLVNYQASTASDTVYYNPGSIPKIQRTDSTLAYHTQAWVEGTSFNITVIVTDEIEPFVQSVNLFYKATNQNFFASIAMNKLTGNKYGVTIPVASVRAPGVDYYITASDGNITASDPKMNPSQNPYQLAILPNVAPDIQHDIVEAAAKNNQININADVTDNTNNVADVKLYYRKSGQINYQLAGMNLTPPNTYSGIIPQAFVTATDLEYFIKATDDFGLSTLHGTVSAPHRITIVALNVPAQIDTLAKGPSIKDVQVPANGAGYCYFKLTSNGSNVFSNSTVKALLSSPTRAVNVEGIFLKPGVFRLDLPGFLFIDSLMTYILGNGITVSDTFYTFNAAPFQIRVKKIPSPFQRTWTIFAGGSAGVSGTAASIGVGVSASAAKLSVKGEAGGGLDIQLDQDDNIFLDRRLELGVSAEVQIPNANLAVASATVATTSATVKTFFGQKFGFTQLGLSQDKIKMAQSGFMLETMAIAGIGLSPGVGAVLAAIVETINATGGVITTFDDALVKNYQGLGLEGNLGAGFKSQFAGVEINALNPSIGSAMNLKFNTFYDHPSVTDNTKGSVEFSQAFNFNFSALDFGLKSKDKFDLGGGNFSLFDAGAGAEFSAEVKLDPSFGFNGLGLTFKGGGGLNLFNASRNTYYSTTIGLPKELYQSIVSSGSSIIGLFTKNRGVPIGTGIVNDAIQTFKSVYSNITSVPIEITTSEIQGNGYALNFGIDLDVAFLIGVGVSFGINGKFYDEIIYPRKYSKVYLNGENYLVYTNNYSDVMKSKEFTGVLGDLFSGVLPLIKQSFLNIINTLETLVIAGRNFIINVASTAGNTIGTIVGTATSGGTWIASTISSNLPGFYQAEPFQPPQFKKFSRSKSVYHSSGPANSNRFTLYESNLVITSDIMNVAFKKDGETVLQDTMANPFTVKMIIYPEDMARFDFSMNDSSKVKIYFYDKDLLNWVYIGGEVKEDTVIAQSNRLGEYALGIELTSISDNEAPEIIDYGPVQSSVWSSFPEVYAVIRENKFGSGLDLLRTKMLINETEVDYLFDPGNSRIYIQTTGEMIDRIATNRVEITVYDIAGNFSKINFDFRANITSLNDEIPEYKYQLHQNYPNPFNPVTQIRFSVARRGKVEINIYDVKGSLVKKLFNGELDAGDHSVEWDGTNNLEYKVSSGVYFYQLKADNFNVVKKMQLIK